A genomic region of Notamacropus eugenii isolate mMacEug1 chromosome 3, mMacEug1.pri_v2, whole genome shotgun sequence contains the following coding sequences:
- the FANCD2OS gene encoding FANCD2 opposite strand protein: protein MAGYQLWSPWTPLDESFQWLRHTTPTPSSKHPFRASHCFPHTPSDLEVQLCFQEVTLVLDSPFLEAGVSPKLPCHTSELRTMNSKKGLVRKPQPVRLSGVDSVFGRIITAQPPKWTGTFRVSDKSAFCKIISREHQWPTGLKEPQIQMTVTMCKQMLRSILLLYATYKKCTFALQHSK, encoded by the coding sequence ATGGCAGGATATCAGCTCTGGTCACCATGGACCCCACTGGATGAGAGCTTCCAGTGGCTGCGACATACAACTCCTACCCCTTCTTCCAAGCACCCCTTTAGGGCCTCTCACTGCTTCCCACACACTCCTTCAGACCTGGAAGTGCAGCTTTGCTTCCAAGAGGTCACCCTCGTCCTAGACAGCCCCTTTCTAGAAGCCGGGGTGAGCCCCAAATTGCCCTGTCACACATCAGAGCTCCGAACGATGAACAGTAAGAAAGGTCTCGTCAGGAAGCCTCAGCCTGTCCGCCTCAGTGGAGTGGACTCTGTCTTTGGCAGGATCATCACGGCTCAGCCCCCAAAGTGGACGGGGACATTTCGAGTTTCAGACAAATCAGCATTTTGCAAAATCATCAGTCGGGAGCATCAGTGGCCCACTGGACTGAAGGAACCCCAAATCCAAATGACAGTGACTATGTGTAAGCAGATGCTTCGGTCTATCCTGTTACTGTATGCAACTTACAAGAAGTGCACTTTTGCCTTGCAACACTCCAAGTAA